The following proteins are encoded in a genomic region of Takifugu rubripes chromosome 9, fTakRub1.2, whole genome shotgun sequence:
- the LOC105419262 gene encoding olfactomedin-4-like isoform X1, whose translation MIVHVMVALCALLPVSQQAPSPDRCVCKVENPDKLFPHNKLGMLEENATRCNVDNSPQKALELQGLLLGLERRLLQLESDTSVLEREDDGDLYGVISLKLLENQLQEVQQLLHRLRSTTVTHQHLTDSTAGLLDTLRRELGLLEVLDSTGVVKTRRENRVLMKQLDQCGKQQEASGQETPDPAGGHCALGWLKNVSEPRVFSEGEFPGSHKYGAWGRDPRPPPGKESWYWLVMMTSGNSYANSVRRYSSLRALIAGESGPGNVEISSSNPGTDTIQGPNVALYGEALYYNCYNRAAVCRFNLTSKSVTSVQLPAGTRYNSKGDFCSLDECHKFTDLDLATDEGGVWVVYTTIQHKGNLVLSKVQEGDIPMLNQTWSTSVYKQEVTNTFMVCGTLYATRYIDTRFEEIFYSFDTTTGAEKFNLGIFIHKMSPNIYSLNYSPLDQALHLYCDSKMVSYKLLFSKFPF comes from the exons ATGATCGTGCACGTGATGGTTGCTCTCTGTGCGCTGCTGCCCGTCAGCCAGCAG GCTCCCTCcccagacaggtgtgtgtgtaaggtggAAAATCCCGACAAGCTTTTCCCTCACAACAAACTGGGCATGCTGGAGGAAAATGCCACCAGGTGTAACGTGGACAACAGcccccagaag GCGCTGGAACTCCAGGGTCTGCTGCTGGGCCTGGAGCGCCGTCTGCTCCAGCTGGAAAGTGACACTTCCGTTCTGGAGCGCGAGGACGACGGAGACCTGTACGGAGTCATCagcctgaagctgctggagaaccagctgcaggaggtccagcagctcctccaccggCTCAGGAGCACCACCGTCACACACCAGCACCTCACCGACAGCACCGCTGGACTG CTGGACACCCTGAGACGGGAGCTGGGcctcctggaggtcctggactCGACGGGGGTGGTGAAAACCCGGAGAGAGAACAGAGTTCTGATGAAGCAACTGGATCAGTGTGGGAAGCAGCAGGAAGCGAGCGGCCAGGAGACTCCTGATCCAGCAG GAGGTCACTGCGCCCTCGGCTGGTTGAAGAACGTGAGCGAACCGCGGGTCTTCTCTGAAGGAGAGTTCCCCGGGTCACACAAATATGGAGCCTGGGGTCGAGATCCCAGACCACCGCCTGGGAAGGAGAGCTGGTATTGGTTGGTGATGATGACCTCCGGCAACAGCTACGCCAACTCCGTACGTCGGTACTCCAGCCTGAGAGCGCTCATCGCTGGGGAAAGTGGCCCGG GTAACGTGGAGATCAGCTCCTCCAACCCAGGCACCGACACCATCCAGGGTCCCAACGTGGCGCTGTACGGCGAGGCCTTATATTACAACTGCTACAACCGAGCGGCGGTTTGTCGCTTCAACCTCACCTCCAAGAGCGTCACCTCTGTGCAGCTACCCGCAGGCACCAG ATACAACTCCAAAGGCGACTTCTGCAGTCTGGACGAATGCCACAAATTCACAGATTTGGACCTGGCAACGGATGAAGGGGGGGTCTGGGTGGTCTACACCACCATCCAGCACAAGGGCAACTTGGTGCTGTCCAAGGTGCAGGAGGGCGACATTCCGATGCTCAACCAAACCTGGAGCACCTCCGTCTATAAGCAGGAGGTGACCAACACCTTCATGGTGTGTGGGACGCTCTACGCCACGCGCTACATCGACACTCGCTTCGAGGAAATCTTCTACTCGTTTGACACGACCACGGGGGCGGAGAAGTTCAACCTCGGCATTTTCATCCACAAGATGTCTCCGAACATTTATTCCCTAAACTACAGCCCCCTGGACCAGGCGCTCCATCTCTACTGTGACTCCAAGATGGTCTCCTACAAGCTTCTGTTCAGCAAATTCCCATTCTAG
- the LOC105419262 gene encoding olfactomedin-4-like isoform X2 — MIVHVMVALCALLPVSQQAPSPDRCVCKVENPDKLFPHNKLGMLEENATRCNVDNSPQKALELQGLLLGLERRLLQLESDTSVLEREDDGDLYGVISLKLLENQLQEVQQLLHRLRSTTVTHQHLTDSTAGLLDTLRRELGLLEVLDSTGVVKTRRENRVLMKQLDQCGKQQEASGQETPDPAGHCALGWLKNVSEPRVFSEGEFPGSHKYGAWGRDPRPPPGKESWYWLVMMTSGNSYANSVRRYSSLRALIAGESGPGNVEISSSNPGTDTIQGPNVALYGEALYYNCYNRAAVCRFNLTSKSVTSVQLPAGTRYNSKGDFCSLDECHKFTDLDLATDEGGVWVVYTTIQHKGNLVLSKVQEGDIPMLNQTWSTSVYKQEVTNTFMVCGTLYATRYIDTRFEEIFYSFDTTTGAEKFNLGIFIHKMSPNIYSLNYSPLDQALHLYCDSKMVSYKLLFSKFPF; from the exons ATGATCGTGCACGTGATGGTTGCTCTCTGTGCGCTGCTGCCCGTCAGCCAGCAG GCTCCCTCcccagacaggtgtgtgtgtaaggtggAAAATCCCGACAAGCTTTTCCCTCACAACAAACTGGGCATGCTGGAGGAAAATGCCACCAGGTGTAACGTGGACAACAGcccccagaag GCGCTGGAACTCCAGGGTCTGCTGCTGGGCCTGGAGCGCCGTCTGCTCCAGCTGGAAAGTGACACTTCCGTTCTGGAGCGCGAGGACGACGGAGACCTGTACGGAGTCATCagcctgaagctgctggagaaccagctgcaggaggtccagcagctcctccaccggCTCAGGAGCACCACCGTCACACACCAGCACCTCACCGACAGCACCGCTGGACTG CTGGACACCCTGAGACGGGAGCTGGGcctcctggaggtcctggactCGACGGGGGTGGTGAAAACCCGGAGAGAGAACAGAGTTCTGATGAAGCAACTGGATCAGTGTGGGAAGCAGCAGGAAGCGAGCGGCCAGGAGACTCCTGATCCAGCAG GTCACTGCGCCCTCGGCTGGTTGAAGAACGTGAGCGAACCGCGGGTCTTCTCTGAAGGAGAGTTCCCCGGGTCACACAAATATGGAGCCTGGGGTCGAGATCCCAGACCACCGCCTGGGAAGGAGAGCTGGTATTGGTTGGTGATGATGACCTCCGGCAACAGCTACGCCAACTCCGTACGTCGGTACTCCAGCCTGAGAGCGCTCATCGCTGGGGAAAGTGGCCCGG GTAACGTGGAGATCAGCTCCTCCAACCCAGGCACCGACACCATCCAGGGTCCCAACGTGGCGCTGTACGGCGAGGCCTTATATTACAACTGCTACAACCGAGCGGCGGTTTGTCGCTTCAACCTCACCTCCAAGAGCGTCACCTCTGTGCAGCTACCCGCAGGCACCAG ATACAACTCCAAAGGCGACTTCTGCAGTCTGGACGAATGCCACAAATTCACAGATTTGGACCTGGCAACGGATGAAGGGGGGGTCTGGGTGGTCTACACCACCATCCAGCACAAGGGCAACTTGGTGCTGTCCAAGGTGCAGGAGGGCGACATTCCGATGCTCAACCAAACCTGGAGCACCTCCGTCTATAAGCAGGAGGTGACCAACACCTTCATGGTGTGTGGGACGCTCTACGCCACGCGCTACATCGACACTCGCTTCGAGGAAATCTTCTACTCGTTTGACACGACCACGGGGGCGGAGAAGTTCAACCTCGGCATTTTCATCCACAAGATGTCTCCGAACATTTATTCCCTAAACTACAGCCCCCTGGACCAGGCGCTCCATCTCTACTGTGACTCCAAGATGGTCTCCTACAAGCTTCTGTTCAGCAAATTCCCATTCTAG